Proteins from a genomic interval of Pseudomonas versuta:
- a CDS encoding tyrosine-type recombinase/integrase: MGKLTVKQIENLTTSGTYEDGDGLRLLIKPNGKKYWVLRFQLSGKRREMGLGTYPGISLKVARQKTSDKRRLLQDGIDPLQARDDERAAQQAAEHQRIRKSLTFQDVSNDYIEAHRTGWKNVKHAQQWTNTLATYAAPVIGNLATNQITTEHILEILKPIWASKAETASRVRNRIELVLDAAKARGLRDGENPARWRGHLDKLLPPSAKAKRTLNHPALPYSELSRFIPAFNKVEGQSASALKMTILTACRTSEVLAADWSEIDLKAKLWTIPAARMKACKIHTVPLSDALIALLEGLPRVKGSSLLFPGARKGRPISNMAMLMLLRRMDQKGLEDGGTGWRDSNDKVITAHGFRSTFRDWAAECTHHAREVCEMALAHVVANGAEAAYWRSDLLEKRRALMTEWADFVTLNENGSAIPE; this comes from the coding sequence ATGGGCAAGCTGACCGTAAAGCAAATTGAAAACCTGACAACCTCAGGCACCTACGAGGATGGAGACGGCCTTCGTCTCCTGATCAAACCCAACGGAAAGAAGTATTGGGTGCTGCGCTTCCAGCTTTCAGGAAAACGTAGAGAAATGGGACTAGGCACCTATCCAGGAATCAGTCTCAAGGTAGCTCGACAAAAAACCAGCGATAAGCGACGGCTGTTGCAGGATGGCATTGATCCCTTGCAGGCTCGTGATGATGAACGCGCTGCACAGCAGGCTGCTGAGCACCAACGCATAAGGAAATCCCTAACGTTTCAGGACGTATCAAACGATTACATAGAAGCGCATCGTACTGGCTGGAAAAACGTAAAACATGCTCAGCAATGGACGAACACACTGGCAACTTACGCCGCTCCCGTCATCGGTAATCTCGCTACAAATCAGATCACCACCGAGCATATTCTAGAAATCCTTAAGCCCATCTGGGCCAGCAAAGCCGAAACAGCCAGTCGAGTACGTAACAGGATCGAACTGGTCCTCGATGCAGCCAAAGCGCGTGGGCTGCGGGACGGTGAAAACCCCGCACGCTGGCGTGGACACCTGGACAAACTGTTACCGCCAAGCGCCAAGGCTAAACGCACCCTGAACCACCCAGCATTGCCCTACTCGGAGTTGTCTCGCTTCATACCGGCGTTTAATAAGGTCGAAGGGCAATCCGCTAGCGCACTCAAAATGACCATCCTCACTGCCTGCCGAACCAGTGAAGTTCTTGCGGCCGACTGGAGTGAAATTGACTTGAAAGCCAAGCTATGGACGATTCCAGCAGCACGAATGAAAGCGTGCAAAATCCACACGGTGCCGTTATCAGATGCGCTGATTGCATTACTGGAAGGACTCCCACGAGTGAAAGGCAGTTCGTTACTGTTTCCAGGGGCACGTAAAGGTCGACCGATTAGCAACATGGCCATGTTGATGCTGCTACGCCGCATGGACCAAAAGGGCCTGGAAGATGGAGGCACGGGCTGGCGCGATAGCAATGACAAAGTCATTACTGCTCACGGATTTCGCAGCACCTTCAGGGATTGGGCTGCTGAATGTACGCACCATGCACGAGAGGTCTGCGAGATGGCTTTAGCTCACGTTGTCGCCAACGGTGCCGAGGCCGCCTACTGGCGCAGTGACTTACTGGAAAAGCGCCGTGCGCTAATGACTGAATGGGCCGACTTTGTAACCCTCAACGAGAATGGGTCAGCCATTCCTGAATAA
- a CDS encoding serine hydrolase domain-containing protein, which translates to MEATGICANKFDSIKNAFEDIFKDPQERGGALCVKIGDETVVDLWAGSSDLEGKKPWNKDTLVNTFCTIKPFAAVAALMLVEEGKLELDIPVAHYWPEFAQGGKDKITLRHVMSHTSGIPAFRLPDRNPAMYDWEQMINDLAAEPLWWQPGTDLGYGTTTYGWIIGELIRRTDGRNPCTFIHEEITQPHGLEVHLGVDQQDYYRIAHFDAAKGRTGDPYSKHLRAVVAGDSQDISTLAFTNPGMSPKRSSDPRWWAFKHPGACSHSTASGLAGFYSALLAGRFISTQMLNEFTKEQSSGIDRIWKRPMRYGLGCMMEQKADPNASHCMGPNTFGHIGLGGPIAFADPEREISFSFVTTTSGGHTMIDPRAQHLAALAYAAI; encoded by the coding sequence ATGGAAGCTACAGGGATATGTGCGAATAAATTCGACAGCATAAAGAATGCTTTTGAAGATATTTTTAAAGACCCACAGGAGCGAGGTGGGGCACTCTGCGTGAAGATTGGCGATGAGACTGTTGTGGATTTATGGGCAGGCTCATCGGATCTTGAGGGCAAAAAACCCTGGAATAAAGACACGTTGGTGAATACATTTTGCACCATCAAACCCTTCGCCGCAGTTGCTGCATTAATGCTGGTCGAGGAAGGGAAATTAGAGTTAGACATTCCGGTGGCTCATTACTGGCCTGAGTTTGCACAGGGCGGTAAAGATAAAATCACCTTGCGTCATGTGATGAGCCATACCTCCGGAATTCCAGCGTTTAGGCTCCCGGACCGCAACCCTGCGATGTATGACTGGGAGCAGATGATTAATGATCTGGCTGCTGAGCCTTTATGGTGGCAACCAGGAACTGATCTGGGTTATGGAACCACAACCTATGGCTGGATAATCGGGGAGCTGATTCGGCGAACTGACGGCCGCAACCCCTGCACCTTTATCCATGAAGAAATAACACAGCCCCATGGGCTAGAAGTTCATCTGGGCGTGGACCAACAAGATTATTACCGCATCGCCCATTTTGACGCGGCCAAGGGACGAACAGGCGACCCTTACTCCAAGCACCTGCGAGCAGTGGTCGCTGGTGATTCGCAAGACATTTCGACTCTGGCATTCACCAATCCGGGAATGTCGCCCAAGCGTTCATCTGACCCAAGATGGTGGGCCTTCAAGCACCCCGGGGCGTGCTCACATAGTACGGCAAGTGGTTTAGCCGGCTTTTACAGCGCACTACTGGCCGGGCGCTTCATCAGTACACAGATGCTGAATGAATTTACCAAAGAGCAAAGCAGCGGCATAGATCGCATCTGGAAGCGGCCAATGCGCTATGGCCTGGGTTGCATGATGGAACAGAAAGCCGATCCGAACGCATCACACTGCATGGGGCCAAACACTTTTGGCCATATCGGGCTTGGCGGTCCAATAGCCTTTGCAGACCCTGAGCGCGAGATCAGCTTCAGCTTTGTGACAACCACTTCAGGGGGACACACGATGATTGATCCACGCGCACAGCACCTTGCAGCCCTGGCCTACGCGGCAATCTGA
- a CDS encoding Ku protein: MPRAIWKGAISFGLVHIPVALVSATSQQGIDFDWLDKRSMDPVGYKRVNKVTGKEITKENIVKGVQFEKGRYVVISEDEIKQAHPRSTQTIDIFAFVESKKIPLQHIDTPYFLAPDKRGEKVYALLRQALVDTSKVALAKVVIRTSQHLAAVIPMDAAIVLVLLRWPAEVRSLDSLELNKDVTEAKLNKSELKMAKRLVEDMAADWEPDKYRDTFQEQIMALVETKASEGKIENVETNTRDEEQRKTADVIDLAELLKRSLGSKKSQIPTEKSKSAAKPKAKKLVEAEPEKKRHSK; this comes from the coding sequence ATGCCTCGGGCAATTTGGAAGGGAGCAATCAGTTTCGGACTCGTACACATTCCTGTGGCTTTGGTGTCTGCCACCTCTCAACAAGGTATCGATTTCGATTGGCTGGACAAGCGCAGTATGGACCCTGTTGGCTACAAACGGGTCAACAAGGTCACTGGAAAAGAGATTACTAAGGAGAACATCGTCAAAGGTGTTCAGTTTGAAAAAGGACGATATGTAGTCATCAGCGAAGACGAAATTAAGCAAGCTCACCCGCGCTCGACGCAAACCATCGATATTTTTGCTTTTGTTGAGAGTAAAAAAATCCCCTTGCAACACATTGATACGCCGTATTTTCTGGCTCCTGATAAGCGAGGAGAAAAAGTTTATGCGTTGTTACGTCAAGCGCTGGTTGATACGAGCAAGGTAGCCTTGGCTAAAGTAGTTATTCGCACAAGCCAGCATTTAGCAGCTGTCATCCCTATGGATGCAGCAATCGTTTTAGTATTACTACGATGGCCAGCTGAAGTGCGCAGTCTTGATTCGCTTGAACTTAACAAGGATGTAACTGAAGCTAAACTGAATAAAAGCGAACTAAAAATGGCTAAACGTTTGGTCGAGGACATGGCAGCAGATTGGGAACCAGACAAGTATCGAGATACCTTTCAAGAGCAAATTATGGCATTGGTCGAGACTAAAGCCAGTGAAGGTAAGATTGAAAACGTAGAAACTAATACCCGGGATGAGGAACAGCGAAAAACGGCCGATGTTATTGACCTTGCAGAGCTGCTCAAGAGAAGCCTTGGTAGCAAAAAATCGCAGATTCCCACTGAAAAATCAAAATCTGCAGCAAAGCCGAAAGCTAAGAAATTAGTGGAGGCGGAGCCAGAAAAAAAGCGACATAGTAAATAA
- a CDS encoding SOS response-associated peptidase family protein, translated as MQPLNARIETTARGRFYKVLFPEHRSWIPADGWYEWIKEPGDEKIAAVLHKLEKPHILFFAG; from the coding sequence GTGCAGCCTCTCAACGCACGCATAGAAACCACTGCTCGCGGGCGTTTTTACAAGGTTCTTTTCCCTGAGCATCGGAGCTGGATTCCAGCGGATGGTTGGTACGAGTGGATCAAAGAACCTGGAGATGAGAAAATAGCAGCCGTTCTTCATAAACTTGAAAAGCCGCATATCTTGTTCTTTGCGGGTTAG
- a CDS encoding transposase, giving the protein MPQECRPCSKSFKAQVIAECVQAGPSIANVALTHNLNANLVHKWLRVHMQKNVVQQTAFSPVKSLSLTAAPRAESSCTDASKKD; this is encoded by the coding sequence ATGCCACAAGAATGCCGTCCCTGTTCCAAGTCCTTTAAAGCCCAAGTCATCGCCGAGTGTGTGCAGGCTGGCCCCTCGATTGCCAATGTCGCCTTAACCCACAACCTCAATGCAAACCTTGTCCATAAATGGCTTCGGGTGCATATGCAGAAAAACGTGGTACAGCAAACTGCCTTTAGTCCGGTCAAGTCATTGTCTTTGACTGCGGCCCCTCGGGCCGAATCCAGTTGTACCGATGCATCAAAAAAAGACTGA
- a CDS encoding helix-turn-helix domain-containing protein, protein MSVLGKRIKQARVQMGLSQERLGLDAGLDEMSASTRMNRYELGKRVPAPDFVERLSKVLNVPAAFFYAVEDDEAELLIKFHKLDALKRVELMNRLDELLYAK, encoded by the coding sequence ATGTCAGTCTTGGGAAAGCGCATAAAGCAGGCGCGCGTGCAGATGGGCTTATCGCAGGAGCGGTTGGGGTTGGATGCTGGCTTGGATGAGATGTCTGCGAGTACGCGCATGAATCGCTATGAGCTTGGAAAGCGGGTTCCTGCTCCTGATTTTGTCGAGCGTTTGAGTAAGGTACTCAACGTACCCGCAGCGTTTTTTTATGCCGTTGAGGATGATGAGGCAGAGTTACTGATAAAATTCCATAAGCTTGATGCGCTAAAACGCGTCGAGCTTATGAATCGGCTGGATGAGCTGCTTTACGCAAAGTAG
- a CDS encoding histidine phosphatase family protein, whose amino-acid sequence MPNITLSKAILIAGLIGAIFCAYEALTKNTVENLGSNKKLSSSGLLENWRNGNVILLIRHEERCDRSNNPCLGPDNGITVLGSERAKEEGTRLKSYFELDNTDVFTSPTTRTVQTSDIMLGKASLLSEREAICGNDIIDKLLKHKIISRNLIVVTHNTCMKDLIRSSGQQHSWRPEYGSLLFAITKNKNEIQIVGTLNAIDIPKYPSSI is encoded by the coding sequence ATGCCTAACATCACCCTATCGAAAGCGATACTAATCGCAGGTCTTATTGGCGCGATATTTTGTGCTTACGAAGCTCTTACGAAAAACACCGTAGAAAACTTAGGCTCGAATAAAAAACTATCCAGTTCAGGGCTCCTTGAAAATTGGAGAAATGGGAATGTCATTTTATTGATAAGACACGAAGAGCGCTGCGACCGCTCAAACAACCCGTGCCTAGGTCCAGACAATGGAATCACAGTCCTTGGAAGCGAGAGAGCAAAAGAAGAAGGCACCCGCTTAAAATCCTATTTTGAACTAGACAACACAGATGTATTTACTAGCCCAACCACTAGAACAGTTCAAACATCCGACATTATGCTAGGCAAAGCAAGCCTACTATCCGAGAGAGAGGCCATATGCGGAAACGACATCATTGACAAGTTGCTAAAACACAAGATCATCAGCAGAAATCTTATAGTTGTGACTCACAACACCTGCATGAAAGATTTAATAAGATCCAGCGGACAACAGCATTCATGGAGACCCGAATACGGGAGCCTCCTATTTGCGATAACAAAAAACAAAAATGAAATACAGATTGTCGGCACGTTAAATGCTATCGACATCCCAAAATACCCATCGTCGATTTAA
- a CDS encoding glutathione-independent formaldehyde dehydrogenase, with the protein MKAIVYNGPRDVSVQNVPDAKIEKPTDVLVRVTTTNICGSDLHMYEGRTSFEAGRVFGHENLGEVIEVGVGVDRVKIGDRVCLPFNIGCGFCENCEKGLTGFCLTANPGSAGAAYGFADMGPYQGGQAELLRVPYADFNCLVLPEDAQEREEDYVMLSDIFPTGWHATELAGLLPGESIAIYGAGPVGLMAAQSAMIKGASQVFVVDNHPDRLKLAAQIGATPINSLEKEAVDQILNLTHGKGTDRGCECVGYQCCDRHGHEANHLTMNNLVASTKATGGIGVVGVFVPQDPGAKNELAKEGKMAFDFGAFWFKGQQIRTGQANVKVYNRRLAELIHHDRAHPSQIISHRLKLAEGPEAYQHFDAREEGWTKVVLKPSA; encoded by the coding sequence ATGAAAGCCATCGTTTACAACGGCCCTCGTGACGTCAGTGTGCAAAATGTACCGGACGCGAAAATCGAAAAGCCTACCGATGTTTTAGTGCGCGTAACAACCACCAATATCTGCGGATCTGACCTGCACATGTACGAAGGCCGAACTTCGTTTGAAGCTGGTAGAGTTTTTGGCCATGAGAATCTGGGCGAGGTAATTGAGGTTGGTGTAGGGGTTGATCGGGTCAAGATAGGCGACCGAGTTTGCTTGCCGTTCAACATCGGCTGCGGTTTTTGCGAAAATTGTGAGAAAGGCCTGACCGGTTTTTGCCTGACGGCTAACCCAGGGAGTGCCGGTGCGGCCTATGGTTTTGCCGACATGGGACCCTATCAAGGCGGGCAGGCTGAGCTGCTTCGGGTGCCATACGCCGACTTCAACTGCCTGGTGTTGCCCGAGGATGCGCAAGAGCGTGAAGAGGACTACGTCATGCTCTCTGACATTTTCCCGACGGGTTGGCATGCGACCGAGTTGGCCGGCCTGCTTCCTGGAGAAAGCATCGCCATTTACGGCGCCGGACCGGTGGGATTGATGGCAGCCCAGTCGGCCATGATCAAGGGCGCCTCACAAGTGTTTGTGGTCGATAACCATCCAGACCGTTTGAAGCTGGCCGCCCAGATTGGCGCCACGCCCATCAACTCGCTCGAAAAGGAAGCAGTCGATCAAATATTAAATCTTACTCATGGCAAAGGCACGGATCGCGGCTGTGAGTGTGTGGGTTACCAATGCTGCGATCGCCACGGTCATGAAGCTAACCACCTGACCATGAATAACCTCGTCGCTTCAACCAAAGCCACTGGCGGGATCGGCGTTGTGGGCGTATTCGTTCCGCAGGATCCAGGTGCAAAAAATGAGCTGGCGAAGGAGGGCAAGATGGCCTTTGACTTCGGTGCCTTTTGGTTTAAGGGCCAGCAGATTCGCACCGGGCAGGCCAATGTCAAAGTTTATAACCGCCGCCTGGCCGAGCTGATCCACCATGATCGTGCGCATCCGTCGCAAATCATTTCCCACCGCCTGAAACTGGCTGAAGGGCCTGAGGCGTACCAGCACTTCGATGCACGTGAAGAGGGTTGGACCAAAGTGGTGCTCAAACCCAGCGCATAA
- a CDS encoding DUF932 domain-containing protein, whose translation MAHQIEQMAYVGATPWHGLGRHLTKKKPIEIWQREAGMDWKIQESSVHFKADSVGNLGTIHSFAEQKVLFRSDTKAPLSVVSQRYQVVQPREVLEFYRDLTERSGYELETAGVLKGGRKLWALARTGESTTLKGNDEVNGYLLLATSCDGTLATTATPTTIRVVCNNTLTIAINGSSQAIKVPHSTRFDPRAVKQQLGITVSQWDDFMYSMRTLAARPVKDHEAKTYLRSVLCEVQTGKPEHAGLSNERALSKVLSMYEGHGRGAQLEAAKGTAWGLLNSVTEYVDHERRARSNEYRIDTAWFGRGAVIKQRALDSALRLIA comes from the coding sequence ATGGCTCATCAAATCGAACAAATGGCTTACGTCGGTGCGACCCCGTGGCACGGCCTCGGCCGTCATCTGACGAAAAAAAAGCCTATCGAAATATGGCAGCGTGAGGCTGGAATGGACTGGAAGATTCAGGAAAGCTCGGTTCACTTCAAGGCCGATAGTGTCGGCAACCTCGGCACCATTCATTCGTTTGCAGAACAGAAGGTGCTATTTCGCTCTGACACCAAAGCCCCACTGTCGGTGGTCTCACAACGCTATCAAGTGGTCCAACCCCGCGAAGTCTTGGAGTTTTACCGAGATCTGACCGAACGCTCGGGTTATGAGCTAGAAACTGCTGGAGTGCTAAAAGGTGGCCGCAAACTCTGGGCACTAGCGCGCACCGGTGAGTCAACCACGCTCAAAGGCAATGACGAGGTCAATGGTTACCTGCTGCTGGCCACCTCATGCGACGGCACGCTCGCCACCACCGCGACTCCGACCACCATTCGCGTGGTCTGCAATAACACGCTAACGATTGCTATCAACGGCTCTAGTCAAGCGATCAAGGTGCCACACAGCACGCGCTTCGATCCTCGCGCTGTCAAACAGCAACTGGGAATCACCGTCTCGCAATGGGACGACTTCATGTACAGCATGCGAACGCTCGCAGCCCGCCCTGTAAAAGACCATGAGGCCAAGACGTATTTACGCAGTGTGTTGTGTGAGGTGCAGACAGGTAAGCCTGAGCATGCGGGCCTCTCGAATGAACGCGCCTTAAGCAAAGTACTGAGCATGTATGAAGGGCATGGTCGAGGGGCACAGCTGGAAGCGGCGAAAGGTACGGCATGGGGTTTGCTCAACTCAGTCACCGAGTATGTCGATCACGAGCGCCGGGCACGCAGCAATGAATACCGCATAGACACGGCTTGGTTTGGCCGAGGTGCTGTCATCAAACAACGCGCACTCGACTCTGCTCTTCGATTGATAGCCTAA